In one window of Falco cherrug isolate bFalChe1 chromosome 10, bFalChe1.pri, whole genome shotgun sequence DNA:
- the LOC114017770 gene encoding uncharacterized protein LOC114017770: MVGFQKEGFLKSSTSQGRDQLPVQVADVTGEQDGEVPGSSGQAGHHRGSSLSTPAEEQESSVPASDEDSPARTTESWQWPLSSSETHSNVGEDFEGFQTPARTPECTMDIQSPGDQSLSRTPQFESDSPEEEGNDEMNEERCGVEPVPRDRGWRGQPQLTEGEKLLMETNSRIVQLLENIKREHAQSMGLMSQSMGRMELQLGIVATSTRAIHNYLSEILAFLKQPRTQVLETRISQRATPHVELTCASTWTGEDAVASSTVCLPGAEGMSDSREPPQATLPCRSGRLQRAITERASLPMPTRQAKGGGKKK; this comes from the coding sequence ATGTCACTGGGGAACAAGATGGGGAGGTTCCTGGATCCTCGGGGCAAGCTGGCCATCACCGAGGGAGCTCGCTGTCCACGCCGGCTGAAGAACAGGAATCCTCGGTGCCTGCCTCTGACGAAGACTCGCCGGCCAGGACCACAGAGAGCTGGCAGTGGCCGTTGTCCTCGTCTGAAACGCACAGCAACGTTGGGGAGGATTTTGAGGGATTTCAAACACCAGCGCGGACTCCGGAGTGTACCATGGACATACAGTCTCCCGGGGATCAGTCACTCAGTAGGACTCCTCAGTTTGAAAGTGACTCTCCTGAGGAGGAGGGAAATGATGAAATGAATGAAGAGCGCTGCGGTGTTGAGCCTGTCCCTAGGGATCGGGGTTGGAGAGGGCAGCCCCAGCTAACAGAGGGAGAGAAGCTGTTGATGGAAACCAACAGTAGGATtgtgcagctgctggaaaataTCAAGAGGGAGCATGCACAGTCCATGGGTCTCATGTCACAGTCCATGGGCCGTatggagctgcagctgggcattGTGGCTACCTCCACAAGAGCCATCCATAACTACCTGTCAGAGATTTTAGCTTTCCTCAAGCAGCCAAGGACGCAGGTCCTTGAAACACGCATCTCCCAAAGAGCCACCCCCCATGTTGAGTTAACTTGTGCCTCAACATGGACTGGTGAGGACGCAGTGGCATCCTCCACTGTGTGCTTACCAGGGGCCGAAGGGATGAGCGACTCTCGAGAACCACCACAGGCCACGCTGCCTTGTCGCAGTGGCCGGCTGCAGAGAGCCATAACCGAGAGGGCCTCGTTGCCCATGCCTACACGCCAGGcaaaagggggagggaagaaaaaataa